In Gossypium arboreum isolate Shixiya-1 chromosome 5, ASM2569848v2, whole genome shotgun sequence, a single genomic region encodes these proteins:
- the LOC108487583 gene encoding protein NOI4-like, with amino-acid sequence MSEDKGRPLPKFGEWDVNDPASAEGFTVIFNKARDEKKTGGKPESPAKADAHSKPGPDPSKPQSKKWLCCVQAPPAES; translated from the exons ATGTCG GAGGACAAGGGTCGGCCATTGCCGAAATTTGGTGAATGGGATGTCAATGATCCTGCATCGGCTGAAGGGTTTACTGTGATTTTTAACAAGGCAAGGGATGAGAAGAAAACAGGTGGCAAACCTGAGTCACCAGCAAAAGCTGATGCTCACAGTAAACCTGGACCGGATCCTAGCAAACCCCAGAGC AAGAAATGGCTTTGCTGCGTTCAAGCACCACCGGCTGAATCTTGA
- the LOC108487401 gene encoding protein transport protein SFT2-like, with product MQAWFSGSSSVGDGQGKEGSSLLADWNSYAASRESEDGSAFGFDLESAMRSANDTVSGTFNVVSKGVRDIPGNFQSATISVPSGKALLYFGLFLASGIFFVFIAFTMFLPVMVIMPQKFAICFTLGCGFIIGSFFALRGPKNQLAHMSSKERLPFTLGFIGSMVGTIYVSMVLHSYILSVLFSVLQVLALSYYAISYFPGGSAGLKFLTSALTSSITSCFGR from the exons ATGCAAGCTTGGTTCTCAGGGAGCAGTAGTGTAGGTGATGGGCAGGGAAAAGAAGGATCATCGCTTTTAGCTGATTGGAACTCTTATGCAGCTTCAAGAGAATCAGAAGATGGCTCTGCGTTTGGGTTCGATCTTGAGTCTGCTATGAGGTCTGCCAATGATACTGTCTCTGGTACCTTCAACGT CGTTTCAAAAGGTGTGAGGGATATTCCCGGAAACTTCCAATCCGCCACGATTAGTGTCCCTTCAGGAAAAGCACTTCTCTATTTTGGTTTATTTCTGGCAAGCGGGATCTTTTTTGTTTTCATCGCTTTTACCATGTTTCTGCCGGTCATGGTGATCATGCCCCAAAAATTTGCAATATGCTTTACTCTTGGATGTGGCTTTATCATCGGGTCATTCTTTGCTCTAAGAGGCCCAAAGAATCAGTTAGCTCACATGTCATCAAAAGAG AGGCTTCCTTTTACACTGGGATTTATTGGAAGTATGGTGGGTACCATATATGTTTCCATGGTGCTTCACAGCTACATTCTTTCCGTTCTCTTTTCTGTGTTACAG GTTCTTGCCCTTTCTTACTACGCTATCTCTTACTTCCCTGGTGGATCTGCCGGGCTGAAATTTCTTACATCGGCTCTTACCTCTTCAATAACTAGCTGTTTTGGCAGGTGA